The following coding sequences lie in one Alloacidobacterium dinghuense genomic window:
- a CDS encoding nucleotidyltransferase domain-containing protein has translation MPAVSESCDLLRAIARSAKADEIYQLAAGVRDWDSLLKRAEEHRVLPLVFSRLADMGSAAPAITQERLRAEYHRNVFHCLANAAELIAVLQAFDGERIPAMPFKGVALAASIYGDLTMRSAGDLDVLIRYCDLARATAVLQKRGFELRTDVLADGAPAMPDHYEFQFERQSDGMFIELRWRLQLSQPNNRRVPRFGHALGLDWVQQRARTTTLAGAEVLDMNPETALLVLCMHGSKHVWSRLAWICDVAQLLRVSPDLDWNEVIREAKELGLWRALALGILVAHRVAGASVPQPTLQDFEADAVVCKLARHIQESLFVAPGSTPKGGVPYDIRLLGLRDRARLIGSLDWLRPGHRDIAVFPLPKALYPLYYLIRPFRLLFDRSAR, from the coding sequence ATGCCGGCCGTTTCCGAATCTTGTGACCTGCTGCGTGCGATTGCGCGGTCGGCTAAGGCTGACGAAATCTATCAGCTTGCCGCTGGAGTTCGCGACTGGGATTCGCTACTCAAGCGGGCGGAGGAGCATCGCGTCTTGCCCCTGGTTTTCTCGCGCCTCGCGGACATGGGATCGGCAGCACCCGCGATCACGCAGGAACGCTTGCGGGCGGAATATCATCGCAATGTATTTCACTGTCTGGCGAATGCAGCGGAATTGATCGCCGTGCTCCAGGCCTTCGATGGCGAGAGGATTCCTGCGATGCCGTTCAAGGGTGTTGCGCTCGCTGCGTCGATCTATGGCGATCTGACGATGCGTTCTGCCGGTGATTTGGATGTACTCATCCGCTATTGCGATCTTGCGCGAGCCACGGCTGTTCTTCAGAAAAGAGGCTTCGAACTGCGAACCGATGTACTGGCTGACGGAGCGCCGGCCATGCCAGACCACTACGAATTTCAATTCGAGCGACAGTCAGATGGAATGTTCATTGAACTTCGCTGGAGACTACAGCTTTCTCAGCCTAACAATAGAAGGGTACCAAGGTTCGGACACGCTCTCGGCTTGGACTGGGTGCAGCAACGCGCACGAACGACAACGCTAGCAGGGGCTGAGGTTCTAGACATGAATCCGGAGACCGCATTGCTCGTGCTTTGCATGCACGGAAGCAAGCATGTGTGGTCACGACTTGCCTGGATCTGTGACGTCGCGCAGCTTCTGCGTGTATCGCCCGACCTAGATTGGAACGAGGTCATCCGCGAAGCTAAAGAGTTAGGACTGTGGCGAGCTCTGGCTTTGGGAATACTGGTCGCACACCGAGTTGCGGGTGCCTCGGTTCCGCAGCCGACGTTGCAGGACTTCGAGGCCGATGCCGTGGTATGCAAGCTGGCAAGACATATACAAGAGAGTTTGTTTGTCGCGCCTGGAAGCACGCCCAAGGGTGGCGTGCCATACGACATCCGGCTGTTGGGATTGCGTGATCGAGCAAGGCTAATCGGGTCGCTCGATTGGTTACGGCCAGGCCACAGGGACATCGCGGTTTTCCCGCTGCCCAAAGCCCTTTATCCTCTTTATTACTTAATTCGACCTTTTCGCTTGCTATTCGACCGATCGGCTCGGTGA